A stretch of Paludisphaera borealis DNA encodes these proteins:
- a CDS encoding dihydroorotate dehydrogenase codes for MVDLRVTLGRLSLQNPVLVASGTFGYVREMAGFVRLDRLGGVVPKTVTFRPRAGNPTPRTVETASGLLNAIGLDNDGVHHFRDHHLPYLRTVGTAVIANIAGEDEDQFVEMAEMLGAEPGLAAVELNISCPNVSHGLDLGVDPVLVGRLVRRVRLACPLPIIAKLTPNVTSIVPIAAAAAEAGADAVCLINTLRGMAVNWRTRRPILAYDVGGLSGPAIKPVALRIVWEVARALPGLPIIGVGGIASAEDALEFLVAGASAVQIGTATFYNPAAAENVVDDLGRLLDEAGVAAVAPIVGTLRSNRS; via the coding sequence GTGGTCGACTTACGTGTGACGCTGGGACGGTTGTCGCTTCAAAACCCCGTGCTCGTGGCCTCCGGCACCTTCGGCTACGTCCGCGAGATGGCCGGGTTCGTGCGGCTCGACCGCCTGGGGGGCGTCGTCCCCAAAACGGTGACGTTCCGGCCGAGGGCGGGCAACCCGACCCCGCGCACAGTCGAAACGGCGTCGGGCCTGCTCAACGCGATCGGCCTGGACAACGACGGCGTCCATCACTTCCGCGACCACCACCTGCCTTACCTCCGCACGGTCGGGACCGCCGTGATCGCCAACATCGCCGGCGAGGACGAAGACCAGTTCGTCGAGATGGCCGAAATGCTCGGCGCCGAGCCGGGCCTGGCGGCCGTCGAACTCAACATCTCGTGCCCCAACGTCAGCCACGGGCTCGATCTGGGGGTCGATCCCGTCCTGGTCGGCCGCCTAGTGCGCCGGGTGCGGTTGGCGTGTCCTCTGCCGATCATCGCCAAGCTGACGCCGAACGTAACCAGCATCGTGCCCATCGCCGCCGCCGCCGCCGAGGCCGGAGCCGACGCCGTCTGCTTGATCAACACCCTGCGCGGGATGGCCGTGAACTGGCGGACGCGACGGCCGATCCTCGCCTACGACGTCGGCGGGCTCAGCGGACCGGCTATCAAGCCGGTCGCGTTGCGGATCGTCTGGGAAGTCGCGCGCGCCCTGCCGGGGCTGCCGATCATCGGTGTCGGCGGCATCGCCAGCGCCGAAGACGCGCTCGAGTTTCTGGTGGCCGGCGCCTCGGCCGTCCAGATCGGCACCGCGACGTTCTACAACCCCGCCGCCGCCGAGAACGTGGTCGACGACCTCGGCCGCCTGCTCGACGAGGCCGGCGTCGCCGCCGTCGCCCCGATCGTCGGCACCCTTCGCTCGAATCGTTCCTGA